The following are encoded in a window of Methylicorpusculum oleiharenae genomic DNA:
- a CDS encoding energy transducer TonB: MSNPSISLQPFDLDNQVHKRGITGLILPFKPDFNLLQTNPVASAVTNAVLSNFKSDTNNNDKNFVDYLILGALSVFIHTAIVDRFDTGFDQPALIEPPKPNKVEITIIKPQPKPITLPPPPQVKAQPPKPKVVPLKKPDKPKIKPKPVEQIVEEPIPQPTIVSESAPVSNTPAPQAPVVEKVTQPRAGANYLNNPPPVYPEIAMDRGWQGKVLMKVHVLPSGKPDSVSVQKSSGKKVLDDEAARTVKKWSFVPAMRGTTPIAGWVTVPITFKL, translated from the coding sequence ATGAGTAATCCATCAATCAGTCTGCAGCCATTTGATTTAGATAATCAAGTTCATAAGAGGGGGATCACCGGACTTATATTGCCATTTAAGCCGGATTTTAATCTACTGCAAACCAATCCAGTTGCAAGTGCTGTGACCAATGCGGTACTTAGCAACTTTAAAAGCGATACGAATAACAACGACAAAAATTTTGTTGATTACCTGATACTGGGTGCCTTATCGGTTTTTATACACACCGCCATTGTCGACAGATTCGATACAGGCTTCGATCAGCCAGCATTGATCGAGCCTCCCAAGCCCAACAAGGTAGAGATCACTATCATTAAACCTCAACCGAAACCGATAACGCTCCCACCGCCGCCGCAAGTCAAGGCGCAACCACCCAAACCCAAGGTGGTGCCCTTAAAAAAGCCGGATAAACCCAAAATCAAGCCCAAGCCGGTCGAGCAAATAGTCGAAGAGCCGATTCCCCAACCCACTATAGTCAGTGAATCAGCGCCTGTTTCCAATACACCAGCACCACAAGCACCCGTCGTTGAAAAAGTCACGCAACCCCGTGCCGGTGCCAATTATCTGAACAATCCGCCTCCTGTTTATCCAGAGATAGCGATGGACAGAGGCTGGCAGGGTAAAGTCCTGATGAAGGTTCATGTACTGCCCAGCGGTAAACCCGACAGTGTTTCGGTACAGAAATCCAGTGGCAAGAAAGTGCTGGACGACGAAGCCGCACGGACGGTTAAAAAATGGTCATTCGTACCGGCAATGCGTGGAACAACGCCTATTGCCGGTTGGGTTACGGTTCCTATTACTTTTAAACTATAA
- a CDS encoding efflux RND transporter periplasmic adaptor subunit, translated as MSTTKKKFFTLLSSLLIIVIAGGLSSYWLNNQPRAARKPLEQTVPLVDAITPKSKDHQTTVFAFGNVMSSQSVNLNAQVEGTVISVNQRFIEGGLVKRNEEIVRLDPKDYELKLRRAKNELVRARFNLKLELGQQAIAKREFEMLGKDLEDELAAELIQRKPHLEASESALNAAEAAYEQAELELARTRTLAPFDAVITERNANIGSRVSNSATGTPLVKLASTDSFWIDVSLPIEKLRWIDIPGINSNKGATVKITMDNAWGPGVYREGIVKQLKAAVDPEGRMAKLIVEVDDPLSLKPNHKNAPTLMLDTLVRVEISGKPLKNVYELPETALHDGRYLWLINDTQTLDITDIRPIWAEQGRFFLDTDQLPPKTRVVASALPAPVKGMRIRSRDIETSILTPLD; from the coding sequence ATGTCCACTACCAAAAAGAAATTTTTTACTCTTCTCAGTTCATTATTGATCATTGTGATAGCGGGAGGTCTGTCCTCCTATTGGCTGAACAATCAACCGCGAGCTGCTCGAAAACCGCTAGAGCAGACAGTGCCTTTAGTGGACGCTATAACACCTAAAAGCAAAGATCATCAAACTACCGTATTTGCTTTTGGTAACGTTATGTCATCACAAAGTGTGAATCTTAACGCACAGGTCGAAGGAACAGTGATCTCGGTTAATCAACGCTTTATCGAAGGTGGCTTGGTAAAAAGAAACGAAGAAATTGTTCGCTTGGATCCTAAGGATTACGAATTAAAACTAAGGCGTGCAAAAAACGAATTGGTCCGCGCCCGCTTTAATTTAAAACTGGAACTGGGTCAGCAAGCTATAGCCAAACGCGAGTTCGAAATGCTCGGAAAGGATCTTGAAGATGAACTGGCAGCGGAACTCATTCAGCGAAAACCCCATCTGGAAGCATCGGAATCAGCGCTTAATGCTGCAGAAGCCGCTTACGAGCAAGCGGAACTGGAACTGGCGCGCACAAGGACCCTGGCTCCCTTCGATGCAGTAATCACAGAACGCAATGCCAATATAGGTTCGCGCGTATCGAATTCGGCTACCGGAACACCGCTGGTAAAACTGGCATCGACTGACAGTTTTTGGATTGATGTATCGTTACCCATAGAGAAGCTTCGCTGGATAGATATACCCGGCATCAACAGCAACAAAGGCGCAACCGTCAAAATTACCATGGATAATGCCTGGGGACCCGGTGTATACCGCGAAGGTATTGTCAAACAACTAAAAGCCGCTGTTGATCCTGAAGGCCGCATGGCCAAGCTGATTGTCGAGGTTGACGACCCGTTGAGCCTTAAGCCAAACCACAAAAATGCCCCCACTTTGATGCTGGATACGCTGGTGCGGGTGGAAATTTCGGGTAAACCCCTGAAAAATGTTTATGAACTCCCCGAAACAGCTTTGCATGACGGCCGCTATTTATGGCTTATCAATGACACCCAAACGTTGGATATAACTGATATCCGACCCATTTGGGCAGAACAAGGCCGATTTTTTCTGGATACTGATCAATTACCTCCCAAAACCCGAGTCGTCGCCAGCGCACTGCCAGCCCCGGTCAAAGGAATGCGCATTCGCTCTCGTGATATCGAAACCTCAATCCTGACGCCCTTAGACTGA
- a CDS encoding ExbD/TolR family protein, which produces MAFKTQDDGDDVMSEINVTPLVDVMLVLLVVFIVTAPLLTNAIHVNLPKTAETAPPEEKEAVYISIDAAGKVYVDKAEIALSAFEGELLTRKTADPELALNLNADDAVQYGIVAKVMAAIERAGITKLSVLTAPGN; this is translated from the coding sequence ATGGCTTTTAAAACTCAAGATGATGGCGATGACGTAATGAGTGAAATCAACGTAACGCCGCTGGTAGACGTGATGTTGGTGTTGCTGGTCGTGTTTATCGTTACGGCCCCGTTATTGACCAATGCAATCCATGTCAATTTGCCAAAAACTGCAGAAACTGCGCCACCGGAGGAAAAGGAAGCGGTTTATATCAGCATCGATGCGGCAGGGAAAGTGTATGTCGATAAAGCTGAAATTGCCTTGTCCGCCTTCGAAGGTGAGCTATTGACACGAAAAACCGCTGACCCCGAATTGGCGCTAAATCTGAACGCGGACGATGCGGTGCAATACGGGATCGTTGCAAAAGTCATGGCCGCCATTGAACGCGCCGGAATTACCAAATTGTCGGTTCTTACCGCTCCAGGGAATTAA
- a CDS encoding SMP-30/gluconolactonase/LRE family protein, with protein MLYKKLLYKGVQALIVSISAVSAGQAADPVTPPIPGVVPGGVVVELIKDGFNGTEGPIAHPDGSLLFTETNAERIVRIAPDNKVSTFLEKSNGANGLAFNAEGDLIAVQVLKPKVGILYPKNKEKTLAEKYDGETFQRPNDLVLHKSGSLYFTDSGTRVTPENPNPPTSKPGVFHISPAGELKRLANDIDRPNGIQLNKDETVLYVANTQGEHILAYDIAADGSITNKRNFAKLAGWKDGETGWTSGADGLAVDDEDRLYVASNAGIEVFSAKGDALGVIPIPLKPQNLAFAGADKKTLYVVGRGAAYRIPVLTAGYRGRAK; from the coding sequence ATGTTATATAAAAAATTGCTTTATAAAGGGGTTCAGGCCCTAATCGTTTCAATATCGGCCGTCTCGGCCGGACAAGCCGCAGACCCGGTGACCCCGCCAATTCCCGGCGTCGTTCCGGGCGGCGTTGTCGTCGAATTGATTAAAGACGGGTTTAACGGTACCGAAGGTCCGATAGCGCATCCGGACGGCAGCCTGCTGTTTACCGAAACCAATGCAGAAAGAATCGTACGAATCGCGCCAGACAACAAAGTATCGACCTTCCTGGAAAAATCGAACGGCGCCAACGGACTGGCATTTAATGCCGAGGGTGATTTGATTGCCGTGCAGGTTTTGAAGCCCAAGGTAGGCATCCTGTATCCCAAGAACAAAGAAAAAACGCTGGCTGAAAAGTATGACGGTGAGACATTTCAACGTCCGAACGATTTAGTGCTGCATAAAAGCGGAAGCCTCTATTTTACCGACAGCGGGACCCGAGTGACGCCAGAGAATCCCAATCCGCCGACATCAAAACCCGGGGTTTTCCATATTTCGCCTGCAGGTGAACTGAAACGACTGGCTAACGACATCGACCGCCCCAACGGCATCCAGCTCAATAAAGACGAAACGGTTCTGTATGTGGCAAACACACAAGGCGAGCATATTTTAGCGTATGACATTGCAGCCGATGGTTCCATCACTAACAAACGAAACTTTGCCAAGCTGGCAGGCTGGAAAGACGGCGAAACCGGCTGGACTAGCGGTGCTGATGGCCTGGCTGTCGATGATGAAGACCGTTTATATGTCGCATCCAATGCCGGAATCGAAGTATTCAGTGCCAAGGGGGACGCATTGGGTGTCATCCCCATCCCGCTAAAACCGCAGAATCTGGCTTTTGCCGGAGCCGACAAGAAAACCCTTTATGTCGTGGGCCGAGGCGCTGCTTATCGTATTCCGGTGTTGACTGCGGGTTACCGTGGACGCGCCAAGTAA
- a CDS encoding MotA/TolQ/ExbB proton channel family protein, with protein sequence MADSLATPASTTTAATPPLPSTQQGSTLAGNTQTLTQNTSPASDAVAQSVSTAPVNDLAAATPVADATQGALDFSSSVIVDGTLDVLIAFSVATWALILIKGIQHLRIAYYNRSFSKQFWRAHDFQQAAALTGYKGPAARVAVTGFTTLVEADGGTTTHDLEHTGDRQELLDRRLRQQMQKERGSLESGLAILATIGSISPFVGLFGTVWGIMGALTSISKSGSASLEVVAGPIGEALIATAVGIAVAVPAVIGYNFFIRRNKVIWAYLDDFAIDFVHLALKTSFIIKRPNGEVNIKAVSSETVPVKKPVINATHDELHAKGAPA encoded by the coding sequence ATGGCTGACTCTTTAGCAACTCCCGCATCGACAACGACTGCGGCCACCCCACCACTCCCATCAACGCAGCAGGGATCAACGCTCGCCGGTAACACGCAGACACTGACTCAGAATACATCACCGGCAAGCGATGCCGTGGCTCAGTCAGTTTCGACAGCCCCGGTCAATGATTTGGCAGCTGCAACGCCGGTTGCTGATGCAACGCAAGGGGCTTTGGACTTTTCTTCCTCAGTCATCGTCGATGGCACGTTGGATGTGCTCATCGCCTTCTCGGTAGCGACATGGGCATTGATTCTGATCAAAGGCATACAACACTTGCGCATAGCTTATTACAACCGATCTTTCAGTAAGCAATTTTGGCGTGCTCACGATTTTCAACAAGCCGCCGCATTGACCGGATATAAAGGCCCGGCAGCCAGAGTGGCCGTTACCGGATTCACTACATTGGTAGAAGCTGACGGGGGAACGACCACGCATGATCTGGAACATACCGGTGATCGGCAAGAATTACTCGACCGTCGTTTGCGCCAGCAAATGCAGAAAGAGCGCGGCTCCTTGGAAAGCGGTTTGGCGATATTGGCTACCATTGGCAGTATTTCACCTTTCGTCGGACTCTTCGGCACGGTATGGGGCATCATGGGCGCTCTTACCAGTATCAGCAAAAGCGGATCAGCCAGTTTGGAAGTGGTCGCTGGTCCCATCGGCGAAGCGCTGATTGCTACCGCTGTGGGGATTGCCGTCGCGGTGCCCGCAGTCATCGGCTACAACTTTTTCATCAGAAGAAACAAAGTCATCTGGGCGTATCTGGATGATTTCGCCATCGACTTTGTCCATTTGGCTTTAAAGACTTCCTTTATCATCAAAAGGCCCAATGGCGAAGTCAATATCAAAGCGGTTTCGTCAGAAACAGTCCCAGTAAAAAAACCGGTCATTAACGCCACACATGACGAATTACACGCGAAAGGAGCGCCTGCATAA
- a CDS encoding efflux RND transporter permease subunit, whose product MQTLQPAISNGPISWMSGHPVAANLAMLVLVVGGYLFMQNIRQEVFPNTDLDAVNISVSYPGASPEEIEQGIILSLEQAVSGLEGVEDINSTAIEGLATVIVTTLRGTDMQRFIQDVQKEVDRITTLPLDAEQPQITQVTGLRPLMELVIFGEAPESTLHELGEQLRDRFLQDPGITQVNLFGIKPMEISVEVSQENLRRHKLSLGDIAQRIANANLDLPTGSIKTGSGEILLRMKERKDYGQQFAKLPLITTLDGSQVLLGDIAAIKDGYDISDYYAIYDGKPAVMIQIYNVGDQSPLDVSSSVTRIMETAKLDMPEGVKALVRRDSSLDYNQRIDLLMRNAAMGLALVIITLALFLELRLAFWVMTGIPIAFLGSFLILPALGVTLNMISLFAFIIALGIVVDDAIIIGENIYHYLQEGMQPYEAAVKGAREMAMPVTFSILTNVAAFMPLLFIPGVTGKIYVMVPLVIITVFLLSLFESLFILPNHLSRLKKPKAHGIEAWIHTYQQKFSKAFRHWVLHRYGPFLDWSLQHHYLIVLFGFALLFATFSFALSGRIGFTAFPKTESDFSRVAVSMPFGTPAKQTEIVVQHLTEAAQRVAESIPDGDKLLIGVFAELGSSMPGVMAGGHIANVRAYLAPPEIREKIMSTEQFTQRWREEAGEIVGAESVVYESDFGGPGSGAAITVELNHRNVKILEAASAQLAEILRSYPAAINIKNEISAGKEQLDFQMRSEGLSQGLTPQNVARQVRNAFFGAEVLRQQRGRNEMKIMVRLPESERLSLQNVDSMLIWSANKKEIPLTEAVHVERGRAFTQISRRDGRRINLVTADLAANGHAGEIMNDLKLTELPGLVKQFPGLQFSFQGKQAEMAKSLDSLKIGFSIALFAIYVLLAIPFKSYSLPLIVIITIPFGAIGAIFGHLLMGYDLSLISILGIVALSGIVINDSLVLIDHAKELRHESNKTAQQTIRMAAVQRFRPIVLTSLTTFFGIMPMILETSRQAKMLIPMAISIGFGILFATVITLILIPSLYLVVDDLKAMFTKKHH is encoded by the coding sequence ATGCAAACACTACAACCCGCCATCTCAAATGGGCCTATATCCTGGATGTCCGGGCACCCGGTTGCCGCCAACCTGGCCATGCTGGTTTTGGTCGTGGGTGGATATCTGTTTATGCAAAATATCCGTCAGGAAGTCTTTCCGAACACCGATCTGGATGCCGTCAACATCAGTGTCAGTTATCCCGGTGCAAGTCCTGAAGAAATCGAGCAGGGTATTATTTTATCGTTAGAACAGGCCGTCAGCGGACTGGAGGGGGTCGAAGACATTAACTCCACAGCAATAGAAGGATTAGCCACGGTTATTGTCACCACCTTGCGCGGCACTGACATGCAGCGCTTCATTCAGGATGTTCAGAAAGAAGTTGACCGCATCACCACGCTGCCACTCGATGCCGAGCAACCTCAAATCACTCAGGTTACCGGCTTACGCCCCCTGATGGAACTGGTTATCTTTGGCGAAGCACCGGAGAGCACCTTGCATGAATTGGGCGAACAATTGAGGGATAGGTTTCTGCAAGACCCCGGCATTACTCAGGTCAACTTGTTCGGCATCAAACCCATGGAAATTTCGGTGGAGGTCAGCCAGGAAAATTTACGTCGTCATAAATTATCCTTGGGTGATATTGCCCAACGCATAGCCAATGCCAATCTTGATCTCCCTACCGGCAGCATCAAAACCGGCTCGGGTGAAATCCTGCTGCGCATGAAAGAGCGAAAGGATTACGGGCAACAGTTTGCAAAACTGCCTCTCATCACAACGCTGGACGGCAGTCAAGTGTTGCTGGGGGATATCGCCGCAATTAAAGATGGTTACGACATATCGGATTACTATGCAATTTATGACGGTAAACCGGCGGTGATGATACAAATCTACAATGTAGGCGACCAATCACCATTGGACGTTTCTAGCTCAGTCACGCGAATAATGGAGACTGCCAAATTAGATATGCCCGAAGGAGTCAAAGCGCTTGTCAGGCGTGATTCCTCTTTAGACTATAACCAACGGATTGATCTGCTGATGCGCAATGCCGCCATGGGCTTGGCACTGGTCATCATTACCCTGGCTCTGTTTCTTGAATTACGCCTTGCGTTTTGGGTAATGACCGGCATCCCCATTGCCTTTTTAGGCTCGTTTTTGATCTTGCCTGCTCTCGGCGTTACGCTCAACATGATATCGCTGTTCGCTTTTATCATTGCCTTGGGTATTGTTGTCGACGACGCCATTATCATTGGAGAAAATATTTACCATTATCTGCAAGAAGGTATGCAACCTTACGAGGCAGCGGTCAAAGGCGCGCGAGAGATGGCCATGCCCGTAACCTTCAGTATATTGACCAATGTCGCCGCATTCATGCCGCTGCTCTTTATTCCGGGAGTCACCGGCAAAATCTACGTGATGGTACCGTTGGTGATCATTACCGTTTTTCTGCTGTCCTTGTTTGAAAGCTTGTTCATTTTGCCGAACCACCTCAGCCGTCTTAAAAAACCAAAAGCTCACGGCATTGAAGCCTGGATACATACCTATCAACAAAAATTCAGCAAAGCTTTCAGGCACTGGGTTCTGCACCGTTACGGCCCTTTCCTGGATTGGTCCCTGCAGCACCATTATTTGATTGTATTGTTTGGTTTTGCGCTACTGTTTGCCACTTTCTCTTTTGCGCTTAGCGGCCGTATTGGTTTCACCGCTTTCCCCAAAACCGAATCGGATTTCTCCAGAGTTGCTGTCTCGATGCCTTTTGGCACACCGGCCAAGCAAACCGAAATCGTCGTGCAACATTTAACCGAAGCCGCGCAACGGGTGGCTGAATCTATTCCTGATGGCGATAAATTATTGATCGGCGTATTTGCGGAATTAGGTTCCAGCATGCCGGGCGTCATGGCCGGGGGTCATATTGCCAATGTACGCGCTTATCTTGCTCCCCCCGAAATCCGGGAAAAAATCATGAGTACCGAGCAATTTACCCAGCGCTGGCGCGAAGAAGCCGGGGAAATCGTGGGCGCCGAATCAGTCGTCTACGAATCTGATTTCGGCGGACCGGGTTCCGGTGCCGCCATCACGGTTGAATTGAATCATCGCAATGTCAAAATATTGGAAGCCGCCAGCGCTCAGTTAGCAGAAATACTTCGCTCATACCCGGCAGCGATCAATATCAAAAACGAAATCAGTGCCGGCAAGGAGCAACTGGACTTTCAAATGCGCTCGGAAGGACTCAGTCAGGGACTGACGCCTCAAAACGTAGCCCGCCAAGTCCGTAACGCCTTTTTCGGTGCCGAAGTTTTGCGGCAGCAACGCGGCCGGAATGAAATGAAAATCATGGTCAGATTACCCGAGTCAGAACGCCTTTCCTTACAAAACGTCGATTCCATGTTGATATGGAGTGCGAATAAAAAGGAAATACCGCTCACCGAGGCAGTGCATGTCGAACGAGGCCGAGCCTTTACCCAGATTTCCCGCAGGGATGGCCGCCGGATCAACCTGGTAACTGCCGATTTAGCAGCGAATGGTCACGCTGGAGAGATTATGAACGATCTTAAATTGACTGAACTGCCTGGGTTGGTCAAACAATTTCCAGGTTTGCAATTCAGTTTTCAGGGCAAACAGGCGGAGATGGCAAAAAGTCTGGACAGCCTTAAAATTGGATTTTCTATCGCTTTGTTCGCAATTTACGTCCTGCTCGCCATTCCGTTTAAAAGCTATTCCTTACCCTTGATTGTCATCATCACCATTCCCTTTGGCGCTATAGGCGCTATATTCGGCCATCTGCTGATGGGCTATGATCTGAGTTTAATCAGCATACTAGGAATTGTTGCCTTATCGGGTATTGTTATCAACGACTCACTGGTATTGATAGATCATGCTAAAGAACTGCGCCACGAAAGTAACAAGACGGCTCAGCAAACGATAAGAATGGCCGCCGTACAACGATTTAGGCCCATAGTACTGACTTCGCTGACTACTTTTTTCGGTATCATGCCGATGATTCTTGAAACTTCCCGACAAGCAAAAATGCTGATCCCTATGGCCATATCGATAGGCTTCGGTATTCTGTTTGCCACCGTGATTACCCTCATATTGATCCCTTCTCTGTATCTGGTCGTTGACGATCTGAAGGCTATGTTTACAAAAAAGCATCATTAA
- a CDS encoding TonB-dependent receptor encodes MTIENNLSGVDGTEESLSTAQFNLVNRSLAADVAKILSYGKRYNTAKARLNTNSAAMLVTGVCLLGSGVGFAQEIPSDLEAEIARLRQELEASKQENQSLKKAITGEKDTVIEEGLAEPQNPEESLTEEVAVDEDRTDDLGEVVVRAQPRLKKLKDVPASTSVRSGEELSRELAFDLEQILKRSGNAKFDPGNARTSSLSLRGLGKQGLVDAMDPSIGTVMDGVPYLYNPLASFDHYDLAQVEVDRGPTGTDFGKNFNMGRISITPRHPSFAPDANFSLTYGEYESYIADAAGGGTVIDNLLAWRGAIHVNKADGAYENLSNPHQTWYNRDRAAGRVQLLFTPTEDFSARISFDMNAQQNESFNGNTFFDRLPSKFANGTPNTARNNSPEVRLNRRWFRDAKPNYTLDNYFRTDAFDQDSGQPIETASKGGLVDLNWNIGDVKLASITAVRDFEFQAGNDEGTPFDVDRGMYTGGHVPRFLHFSQEFRVSSKFEDLVDYQAGALYLKRDMDYNNWTSFGKDAGAWYGSNAQYAILDADANGRSLMADSADSLIRWRNRNIENDTAGIFGQGEWHVTDAFNITTGARVNYEKRKLTTNQILTDSGKGSALNRSAVNGIQLGGFDTNNNGVLTASALADPNQVAAANAAAQQYFNRATYAALTNVQRAQIGAAKSIRNGRIGNLWDYQKGVIEDIQPAFIVSPSYKFNENLTSYVSWRFSQKPGFLDVPNGFVQTIEEETANSFEIGFKSNLFGDTLALHTDFFWTEIDDYQQPALIYDEFTTNIDRSTNPTAPPVFISGSGNAAGVRIMGVEIDGSYTGIPYTSINFSGAWNDAVYTDFKNAIRPVEQRYPGAPTSYDATGENLPGAAQFTFNISPEVRYPLAALGWGKAEFHTSFTTAYTSAYNSDNALSVYGNIKANTTTDFSVGVGRSDKLFDVSLVGKNIFDNQEPIARTWNTWSPNWPQWFGVRVSSSF; translated from the coding sequence ATGACTATCGAAAATAACCTAAGTGGGGTCGATGGAACTGAGGAGTCTCTCTCGACAGCTCAATTTAACCTCGTCAATCGCTCGCTGGCAGCCGATGTGGCTAAAATTTTGAGTTATGGAAAGCGGTATAACACTGCAAAAGCCAGACTCAATACTAACAGCGCAGCAATGCTGGTAACAGGAGTCTGTCTGTTAGGGTCTGGAGTTGGTTTTGCCCAGGAAATACCGTCCGATCTAGAGGCCGAGATAGCCCGCTTGAGACAGGAATTGGAAGCATCCAAGCAGGAGAATCAATCGCTTAAAAAAGCGATCACCGGCGAAAAAGATACGGTTATCGAAGAGGGCTTGGCCGAACCCCAGAACCCTGAAGAATCGCTGACAGAGGAAGTTGCTGTTGACGAAGACAGAACCGATGACTTGGGCGAAGTCGTGGTTCGCGCCCAACCACGGCTTAAAAAGCTGAAAGATGTGCCCGCTTCGACTTCCGTTCGGTCCGGTGAAGAGTTATCGCGGGAACTCGCGTTTGACTTGGAGCAAATCCTCAAGCGCTCGGGAAATGCGAAATTCGATCCCGGCAATGCGCGCACCAGCAGTCTATCGCTACGCGGTCTTGGTAAGCAGGGCTTGGTCGATGCGATGGATCCCAGTATCGGCACCGTTATGGATGGTGTGCCGTATCTCTACAATCCACTCGCCAGTTTTGATCATTACGATCTGGCGCAAGTGGAAGTCGATCGTGGCCCTACCGGGACTGATTTCGGCAAGAACTTTAACATGGGTCGAATTTCGATTACGCCCAGACATCCTTCTTTTGCTCCGGACGCCAATTTCTCGCTGACCTATGGTGAGTATGAAAGCTACATTGCCGATGCGGCAGGCGGCGGCACCGTCATTGACAATTTACTGGCCTGGCGTGGTGCTATTCACGTCAATAAAGCCGATGGCGCTTACGAGAATTTGTCGAATCCGCATCAAACTTGGTACAACCGTGATCGCGCAGCGGGCCGCGTCCAGCTATTGTTTACGCCTACCGAAGATTTCAGCGCCCGGATCAGCTTTGACATGAATGCCCAACAAAATGAGTCCTTCAATGGCAATACTTTTTTTGACCGTCTACCGAGTAAATTTGCTAACGGCACGCCTAACACGGCACGAAACAACTCTCCTGAAGTGCGCCTAAACCGGCGCTGGTTCCGTGATGCCAAGCCAAACTATACCCTCGACAATTACTTTCGCACCGACGCGTTCGATCAAGACAGCGGCCAACCCATCGAAACGGCCAGTAAAGGTGGCTTGGTCGACCTCAACTGGAATATCGGCGACGTCAAACTGGCTTCGATTACTGCAGTCAGAGATTTCGAATTCCAGGCCGGCAATGACGAAGGTACACCATTTGATGTTGACAGAGGCATGTATACCGGTGGACATGTACCCCGATTCTTGCATTTCAGCCAGGAGTTTAGAGTCAGTTCAAAATTTGAAGATCTGGTCGACTATCAAGCCGGCGCACTCTACCTGAAACGCGATATGGACTACAACAACTGGACCTCTTTCGGTAAAGATGCCGGTGCCTGGTATGGCAGTAATGCTCAATACGCGATACTCGACGCCGATGCCAATGGCAGGAGTTTGATGGCGGATTCCGCCGATAGTTTGATCAGATGGCGTAACCGGAATATTGAAAATGATACCGCCGGCATTTTCGGACAAGGCGAATGGCATGTCACCGATGCTTTCAACATAACCACCGGCGCGCGGGTCAATTACGAAAAACGCAAGCTCACGACCAATCAAATCCTGACGGATAGCGGCAAGGGTTCAGCCTTGAACAGGTCTGCCGTCAACGGCATCCAATTAGGTGGTTTTGATACCAACAACAACGGTGTCTTGACTGCCAGTGCGCTGGCTGATCCCAATCAGGTTGCAGCGGCCAATGCGGCGGCGCAACAATACTTCAATCGGGCTACTTATGCCGCGCTGACTAATGTTCAGAGGGCTCAGATAGGTGCGGCAAAGTCTATTCGCAATGGCCGGATTGGTAATTTGTGGGACTACCAAAAAGGTGTGATTGAAGATATTCAACCCGCATTTATCGTCAGTCCGAGTTATAAGTTCAACGAAAATTTGACCAGCTATGTGTCTTGGCGATTCAGCCAAAAGCCGGGATTCCTGGATGTGCCGAATGGTTTTGTACAAACTATCGAAGAAGAGACCGCGAATTCTTTTGAGATAGGTTTTAAATCAAATCTCTTTGGCGACACGCTGGCCTTGCATACCGATTTCTTTTGGACGGAGATAGATGACTATCAACAACCGGCTTTGATCTACGACGAATTCACGACAAACATCGATCGATCGACCAACCCCACCGCCCCACCTGTATTCATCTCAGGCAGCGGAAATGCTGCAGGCGTTCGCATCATGGGTGTGGAAATCGATGGCTCTTATACAGGCATCCCTTATACATCGATTAATTTTTCAGGGGCGTGGAATGACGCGGTTTATACCGATTTTAAAAACGCCATCAGACCGGTTGAACAGCGCTATCCCGGAGCGCCAACGTCATACGATGCAACCGGCGAGAATCTGCCGGGTGCAGCGCAATTTACCTTCAATATCAGCCCTGAGGTGCGTTATCCACTGGCAGCATTGGGATGGGGTAAGGCTGAATTTCATACCAGCTTTACGACAGCCTATACCAGCGCCTATAACTCGGATAATGCCTTGTCGGTCTACGGGAATATCAAAGCCAATACCACTACGGACTTTTCTGTGGGTGTCGGCCGAAGCGATAAGCTGTTTGATGTCTCTTTGGTTGGAAAAAATATTTTTGACAATCAAGAACCCATTGCCAGAACCTGGAACACCTGGTCGCCCAATTGGCCTCAGTGGTTTGGTGTACGAGTCAGCAGTAGCTTTTAA